The following are from one region of the Salvia hispanica cultivar TCC Black 2014 chromosome 1, UniMelb_Shisp_WGS_1.0, whole genome shotgun sequence genome:
- the LOC125188890 gene encoding uncharacterized protein LOC125188890, translating into MVKQLKGKEEQQATVPVQNMYAYREVENPPIDNDGIDANHFELKPGLLNMAEANAFAGKANEDPNKHLTKFIQISNTVKLNGVRDEQIRLRLFPFSLRDDARDWYDSMGSAYVKTWDAMVDLFLEKYFLSSEVLKRQAEIIQFQMKPHETIREAWARFKTLLKRCPKHGLSAGHQVIAFYWGCIPDAMHELNWSVGGALLQLGENDAMQVIERVASIDEGWNNERNNSYRVASATQDDRIDRMSKQLDLLTTQLGIMELRQPGPELQGGVEGVNYVHQGGNNMNFNNYRPNQGGGNYNNYGNKVHPNLSYGNPNNALQPPPGFTVLVSNGLEKKPTTEDILAAFMNQTIKYMEKTDKYMEGTSQRLGKVENDVQSLNVHMKSIDTQISQISQVVGVQHQPEQFPAQTINNPKDCKAIHLRGGKSYKGPSMPVEEKKSTPEEDLRAEENSKGKNTVDILIKKDAMPEKMPPPSIPTTFRVLFPFEVKKKKLDEQFSKFLDIFRKVHINIPLVEALQEMPTYAKFLKDVLSKKKKWIDYEMVNISENCSVIIQKKLPAKLKDPGSFNISCVIGNDRQTKALCDLGASINLMPLSFFRKMKINTLKPTTITLQMANRSVTYPKGIVEDVLMKVHDFIFPVDFVVLDVEEDMNVPLILGRPFLATGKALIDIANGELTLRMGNKRHILSIYNAMKSREDEELVMKMEFKSVHVVEVQKTQAIEFTLGDFSLPRWMLGSYGGSLSKEEIAPNSVKEKKTKAANSPKVETKICDGALKTTWWKKRLARSCASKIDRKSNTTIYGVT; encoded by the coding sequence ATGGTGAAACAGCTGAAAGGAAAAGAGGAACAACAAGCCACAGTGCCAGTGCAAAACATGTACGCTTACAGAGAGGTAGAGAACCCACCAATTGACAACGATGGGATCGATGCCAATCATTTTGAGCTCAAGCCAGGATTGCTTAATATGGCTGAGGCTAATGCTTTTGCGGGGAAGGCCAATGAAGATCCCAACAAGCATCTCACTAAGTTTATTCAAATCAGTAACACGGTGAAGCTTAATGGGGTGAGAGATGAACAAATTAGACTAAGGCTATTCCCATTTTCCTTGAGAGATGATGCTAGAGACTGGTACGACAGCATGGGGTCAGCATATGTTAAAACGTGGGATGCCATGGTAGACTTATTTTTGGAGAAGTACTTCCTATCCAGCGAAGTGCTAAAGAGGCAAGCAGAGATAATTCAGTTCCAGATGAAGCCTCATGAGACAATCCGAGAAGCATGGGCCAGATTTAAAACACTGTTGAAGAGATGCCCCAAGCATGGTCTAAGTGCAGGACATCAAGTCATAGCTTTTTATTGGGGCTGCATTCCAGATGCAATGCATGAACTGAATTGGAGCGTAGGAGGAGCACTCCTTCAATTAGGAGAGAATGATGCCATGCAAGTGATTGAGAGGGTAGCTTCCATTGATGAAGGATGGAATAATGAAAGAAACAACTCATACAGGGTGGCCTCTGCTACACAAGATGATAGGATAGACAGAATGTCAAAGCAGCTAGATCTTTTGACCACTCAACTGGGGATTATGGAGTTGAGACAACCTGGACCAGAACTGCAAGGAGGAGTTGAAGGTGTCAACTATGTGCACCAAGGAGGGAATAACATGAACTTCAACAACTATCGCCCCAACCAAGGTGGTGGTAACTATAACAACTATGGTAACAAAGTGCATCCCAATCTCTCATATGGGAATCCAAACAATGCTCTGCAACCACCGCCAGGATTCACAGTGTTAGTGTCCAATGGGTTGGAGAAAAAGCCTACTACTGAAGATATCTTGGCAGCATTCATGAATCAGACTATCAAGTACATGGAGAAAACTGACAAGTACATGGAGGGCACTAGTCAAAGGTTGGGGAAGGTTGAAAACGACGTGCAAAGCTTGAATGTGCATATGAAGAGCATTGATACTCAGATTAGTCAAATTTCTCAAGTTGTAGGTGTCCAACATCAGCCAGAGCAATTTCCAGCACAGACCATAAACAATCCCAAAGACTGCAAGGCCATACACTTGAGAGGTGGTAAAAGCTATAAAGGACCTTCCATGCCTGTAGAGGAAAAGAAGAGTACTCCAGAGGAAGATCTCAGAGCAGAAGAGAATTCCAAGGGAAAGAATACGGTGGACATTCTGATCAAGAAAGACGCAATGCCAGAAAAGATGCCCCCTCCCTCCATTCCTACGACATTTAGAGTGCTCTTCCCATTTgaggtgaagaagaagaagttggaTGAGCAATTCTCCAAATTTCTCGATATTTTTAGGAAGGTGCACATTAATATACCATTGGTAGAAGCTCTGCAAGAGATGCCTACGTATGCAAAGTTCCTAAAAGATGTGCtctccaagaagaagaagtggaTTGATTATGAGATGGTGAACATATCTGAAAACTGTAGTGTGATAATTCAAAAGAAGCTACCTGCCAAGCTTAAAGATCCTGGAAGTTTCAATATATCATGCGTCATTGGAAATGACAGACAGACAAAGGCACTGTGTGATCTGGGGGCGAGCATAAATTTGATgccattatcatttttcagaAAGATGAAGATCAACACTCTCAAGCCGACTACAATCACACTGCAGATGGCAAATAGATCAGTCACCTATCCTAAAGGAATTGTTGAGGATGTTCTGATGAAGGTACACGACTTCATATTTCCCGTCGATTTTGTAGTGTTGGATGTGGAGGAAGACATGAATGTGCCGCTTATCCTAGGGCGCCCATTCCTAGCAACGGGTAAAGCATTGATAGATATTGCAAATGGAGAGCTCACTCTTCGTATGGGAAACAAACGACATATTTTGTCTATCTATAATGCTATGAAGAGTCGTGAAGATGAGGAACTTGTTATGAAGATGGAGTTCAAAAGTGTGCATGTCGTAGAGGTCCAAAAGACACAAGCAATTGAGTTCACATTAGGGGATTTTTCATTGCCACGGTGGATGTTAGGTTCATATGGTGGATCACTTTCTAAAGAAGAGATTGCACCAAATTCagtgaaggagaagaaaacaaaagctGCAAATTCACCCAAAGTGGAAACCAAAATTTGTGATGGAGCTTTGAAAACTACTTGGTGGAAGAAGAGATTGGCTAGATCATGTGCTTCCAAGATTGATAGAAAATCCAACACCACCATTTATGGCGTGACATGA
- the LOC125188897 gene encoding uncharacterized protein LOC125188897, translating into MSPYRLVFGIWALKEMNMKAHACEEERKLQLQELEELRLESYDSAMWYKERTKLWHDKNLRVKELQVGQKVFLFQSKLKLMPGKLKSKWIGPYTIVGIRAHGEVEIQGVNANSVPFLVNGHRVKVFWDSSELCDVEEIPLHTVSTIA; encoded by the coding sequence ATGTCACCCTACAGATTGGTATTTGGTATTTGGGCATTGAAggaaatgaatatgaaggcTCATGCCTGTGAGGAAGAGAGGAAGCTGCAACTGCAGGAGCTAGAGGAATTGAGGCTGGAGTCATATGATTCAGCCATGTGGTATAAGGAGAGGACCAAACTCTGGCATGATAAAAACCTTCGGGTCAAGGAGCTGCAGGTGGGGCAGAAAGTATTCCTTTTTCAGTCAAAGCTCAAGCTCATGCCTGGAAAGCTGAAGTCCAAGTGGATAGGCCCATACACAATCGTTGGCATTCGAGCGCATGGAGAAGTGGAAATTCAGGGAGTCAATGCTAACtctgttcctttccttgttaatggtcatagagtaAAGGTGTTTTGGGATAGTTCGGAGTTGTGTGAcgtggaagaaattccactccACACAGTTTCCACTATTGCCTAG
- the LOC125188906 gene encoding protein FAR1-RELATED SEQUENCE 5-like — translation MEEVFVILECSPQLKPVVGQKFQSLDFAFAFYDVYARTVGFDTRKQGMRKAADGVTTWYSVVCNRKGNKRSNEEDDVNARSGFTIKRRRLSKRCGCKASISFKFFSEAGILGYIIQEFKEVHNHYIMESEHQQFMTLNRKLEDVHHKFILDCSKANIGPTLTFKVLKEILGGFERVRCNVGDIRNTSQDIKAYANGCDVQMVLDDMAKKKELSDAFTYHYEVNDANQLVSLFWCDGLMKRNYHMFGDIVAFDSTYSTNRYCMIFTPFTGKDNHRKPVTFAAGLVCNEKIGAFGWLFKHFVECMGVAPKMIVTDQDLGMRAAIQEVLVGTRHRWCMWHIMHKLASKVPGRLLRDEDFKKEFNASVWSDLLEPDEFEEEWNGVIERYELEDVDWLNTLYEYIQMWITAYFRDFPLASDSVPIIATRANLVELYLYFNNALDFQRNSRTKLDYNDATSVPIIATKLGFEKHAATIYTDNMIDTYKLGDSRRNSYSVSHDKSEDSYSCDCKLFGRQKYCNSRWMKTPIVKAVHGLFDVTVDTRSTVDDRQTVSNQGISLFYGFIRRFETDIDVLRAFVGGLEELGNSLQAGTPPTSAFEKRRMIEEFYGMPRPEVVEVHPPDVVKTKGHASSSASRLISKREKAIKEATRPLRRCKACDELGHHDSRNCPMLKEMENEK, via the exons atggaagaag TGTTTGTTATACTTGAATGTTCTCCACAATTGAAGCCTGTGGTTGGTCAGAAGTTCCAATCCCTTGATTTTGCTTTTGCGTTTTATGATGTGTACGCCCGCACCGTCGGTTTTGATACGCGAAAACAAGGAATGAGGAAGGCGGCGGACGGTGTAACTACTTGGTATTCTGTCGTATGCAACAGGAAGGGCAACAAGAGGTCGAACGAGGAAGACGATGTGAATGCACGATCTGGTTTTACTATTAAACGCAGGCGGTTGTCCAAGCGATGTGGTTGCAAAGCAAGTATATCCTTCAAGTTCTTTTCTGAAGCAGGAATTCTGGGATATATTATTCAGGAGTTCAAAGAGGTTCACAACCATTATATAATGGAGTCAGAGCATCAGCAGTTCATGACACTTAACCGAAAGTTAGAGGACGTACATCACAAATTCATTCTGGACTGTTCCAAAGCTAATATAGGCCCCACACTTACCTTTAAGGTATTGAAGGAAATTCTCGGTGGGTTTGAACGTGTCCGTTGCAATGTCGGGGATATTAGGAACACTTCGCAAGACATCAAAGCATACGCAAACGGTTGTGACGTGCAGATGGTGTTGGACGACATGGCGAAGAAGAAGGAGCTGTCCGATGCGTTCACATATCACTACGAAGTAAATGATGCTAACCAGTTGGTCTCCCTTTTTTGGTGCGATGGTTTGATGAAGAGGAACTACCATATGTTTGGTGATATAGTGGCGTTTGACTCCACTTACAGCACAAACAG GTATTGCATGATCTTCACACCTTTCACGGGAAAGGACAATCATAGGAAACCTGTAACATTCGCTGCCGGATTGGTGTGCAACGAGAAAATAGGGGCCTTTGGCTGGTTGTTCAAACATTTCGTCGAATGCATGGGCGTAGCACCCAAAATGATTGTAACAGATCAAGACTTGGGCATGAGAGCAGCTATTCAAGAGGTTCTTGTAGGCACTCGACACCGATGGTGTATGTGGCATATAATGCACAAGTTGGCTTCCAAGGTTCCAGGAAGGTTGCTTAGGGACGAAGATTTCAAGAAGGAATTCAATGCATCCGTTTGGTCGGACTTGCTTGAACCCGACGAATTTGAAGAGGAGTGGAATGGAGTGATTGAGCGTTATGAGCTGGAAGACGTTGATTGGTTGAACACATTGTACGAGTACATACAGATGTGGATAACGGCCTACTTCAGAGATTTCCCACTCG CTTCAGATTCTGTGCCCATAATTGCCACCCGAGCGAACCTTGTCGAACTATACTTGTATTTCAACAATGCTCTGGACTTTCAGCGGAACTCTAGAACAAAGCTGGACTACAACGATGCTACTTCCGTGCCCATAATTGCCACTAAGTTGGGTTTCGAGAAACATGCTGCAACGATTTACACAGACA ATATGATTGACACCTACAAGCTTGGGGATAGCCGACGGAATTCGTATTCTGTGAGTCACGACAAGAGTGAAGATTCATACTCTTGCGACTGCAAATTGTTCGGTAGGCAG AAGTACTGCAACAGCCGATGGATGAAGACTCCCATAGTCAAGGCTGTACATGGACTTTTTGATGTCACCGTAGATACAAGGTCCACCGTTGACGATAGGCAGACTGTATCAAATCAAGGGATATCGTTGTTCTACGGTTTTATTCGACGGTTCGAGACGGACATTGACGTGCTTCGTGCATTCGTAGGTGGTTTGGAAGAACTTGGTAATTCTCTTCAAGCTGGAACTCCTCCAACGTCGGCCTTTGAAAAGAGGCGCATGATTGAAGAGTTTTACGGTATGCCACGGCCTGAGGTAGTAGAGGTCCATCCTCCGGATGTTGTAAAGACCAAGGGTCATGCTAGCAGCTCCGCGAGCCGACTGATttcaaagagagaaaaggctatAAAGGAAGCTACTAGGCCTCTTAGACGTTGTAAGGCGTGCGATGAGTTAGGTCATCACGACTCTAGAAACTGTCCAATGCTTAAAGAGATGGAGAATGAGAAATAG